The Papaver somniferum cultivar HN1 unplaced genomic scaffold, ASM357369v1 unplaced-scaffold_18, whole genome shotgun sequence genome includes a window with the following:
- the LOC113337984 gene encoding uncharacterized protein LOC113337984, translating into MNDNASDGKLFLREFPKSLTGTAFTWYDNLKAESVDSWPTMSAVFLGKFYSSKRKITSIDLSKSGQRTREEIGKYILRFRRLALDCHEDISEGELVEICVRGMIPVFKRSLINFRFQTFVELDEAAERIADCVEEAPTDPTWCHTLSTISEVPRNVLSNTNKERGDQFQAVDGGQRRSGWTRQDSNSPPPLPCSREHAIELLNQWVTRKEIQLPPTVIDVNKMDKNAAKYCHYHQRLAHPTVECFTIRSIFERKCASGELEEAKQTIEYNPFPRH; encoded by the coding sequence ATGAATGACAATGCCTCCGACGGAAAGTTGTTCTTAAGGGAATTTCCTAAGTCACTAACAGGCACGGCATTCACATGGTACGACAATTTAAAGGCGGAAAGTGTAGATTCTTGGCCAACCATGTCCGCAGTTTTCCTTGGGAAATTTTATTCATCCAAGAGGAAAATCACGTCAATAGACTTGAGCAAGAGCGGTCAGCGAACAAGAGAGGAAATAGGAAAATACATCTTGCGGTTCCGACGACtggcactagattgtcatgaagACATCAGTGAAGGAGAGCTCGTTGAAATATGTGTGCGAGGGATGATACCAGTCTTCAAAAGAAGTTTGATCAACTTCAGGTTTCAGACGTTCGTCGAGCTAGACGAAGCAGCTGAAAGAATCGCTGACTGTGTGGAAGAAGCACCCACAGACCCTACCTGGTGCCACACATTGAGTACCATATCTGAGGTACCACGTAATGTATTATCTAATACTAACAAGGAGAGAGGAGACCAATTTCAAGCAGTCGATGGAGGCCAAAGGAGGAGCGGATGGACTAGGCAAGACTCAAATTCACCACCTCCCCTTCCCTGCAGTAGAGAGCACGCGATTGAGCTCCTGAACCAATGGGTCACAAGAAAGGAAATCCAGCTGCCCCCAACAGTGATAGACGTCAACAAGATGGACAAGAACGCGGCCAAATATTGCCACTACCATCAGAGGTTGGCACATCCGACGGTGGAATGTTTCACGATAAGGAGCATATTCGAACGAAAATGCGCCTCTGGAGAACTCGAGGAAGCAAAGCAAACAATTGAATACAACCCCTTTCCCCGCCACTGA